ctgatgccgcaagaagggctggacgtaccggtacgtccataggggattcttgagaggcgttttttggacgtcccggtacgtccataggggattgaaggggatAAACCTTACCCTTCATTGTACCAAATTCTACATAGTCTTTCTTTTTGGAAAGTGCCTGGCATGTATTACCCCTCTCCAGTTTAACTTAACTTACTTTTAATGGTCTCCTGTGTTCCTCTAACGGTAGCCACACTACCAGCCTTTCTGTTGCCATGCCTTCCTTTTTTCAGATGCAGACACATTTCCTATTTCAGACTAGAACCAAATAGCCTTGTTTATTATGGTCTCTCAGCTGGTCATCGTCATTATGTTAAGAATCACCATCATTCTCATTCATCTTCACCTTGTGTACTGGGGCAGACCACATCCACCCGCCTCTCCTCCTCAACCTGTTTTCCATCTCAGTATGCACTGCTCCCTCCATCCCTCTTCTGTGGCTGATCTTCTGCTTTCCTACTTGCTATCATGCTCTGCCTTCCCAAGTCCCGTACTGGATTTGTCTCCCTCATTTATCCACACACCCTTATCACTCACGTCAAGCCACTCCCACGCCATCGTAGTCTTAACTCCAAGGCACTCTCTTATGCTGAACAATCAcgccgaaaaaaaaaaaggtgtaatttgttttgtttgtttttttaataaatcaatgtCAGTGATGGTATCATTCCATCCTAGTATTAGCTAAAATGAAATTTTGCGGATGTACGGTGGTTTACAAGTGTGAACAATGTGTGCCATATTAAGATGATACACATTGTTAGCTTGTTAATTTAGTAATAGacagtttttttaattggtGTCTTGGGAGTTGCTTAATCGTGAGTGTAAGATTCATATGTGCTGTATATTCAGAATGTCTCTCAGCAACTAGATTTGAGCCTTTATTCTATGAACCACTTAATTAGTGAATGCTCTTGTTTTAAAACGCATACTCTTGTTTCTGACATATGTGACCATTCTGTCTTATAGTAGTAAAATGTATGAACATATTGTTTTTATCAATATAATActgcatttttactgtttttttttttatctcatcttTCAGTGTCCTTTGGATGTGTGCGATGGAAGCTAATGCAGGGGATGAGGGCATTCACTTTCAAAGTTATCCCTTTGATTTCCTGGAGTTCTTGAATCATCAGCGCTTTGAGCCAATGGATGTGGTCAACCACCATGACCATTCCAAAACAGTAGCAACTCTGCAAGGCTTTCCACCCCAGTATGATTATTGCAATCAAAACCAGACAAATCATGTTCAGTTTGCTACAACCAGCACGTCAAAGCTAAAGGAATTTAAAGCCGAAGTTCCTACTTCAATTTCTTTCTCCCCTTCTAAAAAGTCTGAAATTGTCAACACACCTCAACATAACAGCCAGCCATCTGTGCCAAATAGTCATACTCTATTTGAAGGAACATTTAACACACCACAGTGGGGGATAGTTGACCTTTCCAGTCACCAACATCTTTTCAATAACCTAAAACGCACATTATCAGGGGCTCAACAGCAACCGTCAGAAGAtgaaataaaagacaataagaATTATTTTTGTAGGCTAAAGTATCTCCTTGACAGCCGTTTTCCGTGTACAATTTGCCAGAAGTCCTTTAAGCAATCATCACATTTAGTACAGCACATGCTGGTGCACACTGGTGAGAGGCCCTACGAGTGTAATACATGTGGACGCACATATAACCACATCTCAAGTCTTATTCGTCATAAGCGCTGCCATAAAGAGGAAACTGGACTTGAGGAAACTAATATAGTAGCAACTCCAGACAGAGAGACTGCAGAAGCAGCAGTTGTggccgcggcggcggcggcggcggcaatGACAGCATCAACTATTGATCCTATTGAAGCACCTATAGGTGGCATAGAGCAAAGTATAACCCTACAACAGGATGGACCATTTACCTGTAATCTGTGttgtaaagtatttaaaaagcaGAGCCACCTTCACCAACACCAAATTATACATACTGGAGAAAAGCCATTCAGTTGCAATGTGTGCCAAAAAAGCTTCAATAGACGTGAAAGCTTAAAGCGTCATGTGAAAATCCACTCTGATTCTCTCAAAGAGCAGTGTGAGGTGTGTGGAAAATCATTTCGTGATGCTACATatctggcaaagcatcaagccAGGCATGCAAGTGATCGGCCGGATTATAAATGTGATTTgtgtggcaagtcctatgctgcCCCACAAAGTCTTTTAAGGCATAAACAGGTGCATGAACAAGGTCTTCTGCAGCCACAGCTGTCCATTAACAAGCCAATTAAAGATTCTACTACATCAGTTACTTTTCAAGCACAATCAGTTCTACCCACAGATGTTACTCAAGCTGCCCCTGCAGTTATTAGTACTCTTGGAAAAATGAGTGCTGCTTATAGTCTGTCGTCAATAAGAACACCTATCCCAAACACTTCTAGCAAAAACTTTTGTTGTTCTGTATGTGGTCGTGGTTTTGGTAGAAGAGAAACACTAAAACGTCATGAGCGTATTCACACAGGAGAAAAGCCACACCAGTGTTCAGTGTGTGGCAAGCGTTTTAGAGAATCTTTTCACCTCACTAAGCATCATGTAGTCCACACACGAGAAAGACCATACAAATGTGAATTGTGTGGAAAGGTTTTTGGTTACCCTCAGAGTTTGACCCGCCACAAGCAGATCCACAGACTTCAGCTGCCTTGTATGACACCTGTTGGAGTCCTCCCGTCTGGTAGACCCACATTTGGATGCACAGATTGCGGTGAGAGGTTTCCAGACTCTTTTCAGCTTATGAACCACAAAGAGTTGCACATGAGTGAGAAGCCTTACGTGTGTGACACATGTGACAAATGCTTTGGTTTTATTGAAAACCTGATGTGGCATAAACTGATACACCAGACGGCCCCAGAATGCCTACTTCCTGTAGAACAACGTCAAGAAACTGAACAAAAACGACAGTTAAATAGTGTGGATAGTAATATTCCTAATAATATGGTTACTGAAACGCTAGTAGCAGCTGCTACAACCACTACCAGAGTTTCTTCCGCTTTTGAGAAGCATCCTATGGTACCTAGTGGTGAAAGATTCTCTTGCAGTGTTTGTGGTCAGAGTTTTAAGCACTTCTTGGGATTAGTTACTCATAAATACGTGCACTTGGTAAGGCGCACTCTGGCTTGTAACGTCTGTGGACAGAACTTTGCTGGGGCCTATGATCTGTTACTTCATCGTCGCAAACACTTACAGAAGCGACAATTTACTTGTTCTGTGTGTGGGAAACGCTTCTGGGAAGCAGCTCTTCTGATGAGACATCAACGTTGCCATACAGAAGAGAGGCCTTACCGTTGTACAGTTTGTGGAAGAGGCTTTTTACATTCATGGTACCTTCGGCAACACAAAGTTGTACACACTGGTGAGAGAGCTTACAAGTGTGCCTTGTGCAGTAAGCGTTTTGCACAGTCCTCCAGCTTAGCAGAGCACCAGAGACTACACATTGTTGCTCGTCCTCAGCAATGCGTGACTTGTGGCAAGACTTTTCGTTATCGCTCCAATCTCTTAGAGCACCAGCGTGTGCACTTAGGTGAAAAGGTTTACCGATGTGACCAGTGTGGTAAAagttttttctatatttcttcAATTCTGCGTCATCAAAGATCCCATGAAACTAAGCCTGAATTGCGCTGTTCTTGTTGTCTCAAACTGTTCAAGGACCCAAAGTATTTCAGCAAACACGTACAAACCCATCAGGGAGGGCGTCCGTTCAAATGTGGTGCTTGTGGTGAGGCTTTCAGCAATACCTATGCACTGAAGAAGCACCGGCATACACATAAAATGGAGAAACTTTATGCAGCTTCCCTTACTGAATGACACATCATTTTTGCCTGGATTCTATTGATCTCAATTTTCAACCTtttgggaaagaaaataaatcagaagATCGTATTAATTAGTGTCATAAGTTTCCTGTAAAATCCAAAGTATATTTATAACCTGCAGCTGTGATTTACCAGGACAACATGAATTGTTATTGACTGGTATAAGTTAATCCATTCGCTGCTATAATTTCCACATAAAAAGTGCTTAAAGCTAGAATTCAGCATTTTCACTTTTATTGCCAAAATGTTGTAGAGCAAAAATCCACAAAATCCGTATTATGCATTCTAATTGATCATATTATTGATACCATTTAACagttattaaatgaaaataaaatacactaaatGGCTAAAAGtatgacacctgaccatcacacctatataagGTTGTTGGACATCCTGTTCCCAAAGCATGGGCATTAGTTTGGAGTTAGCACCCCCTCTTTTGTGGCttataacagcttctactcttcagggaaggctttccacaagattttggagtgtgtctgtgaaGATTTGTGCGCATTCAGCTAAAAAAGCATTTGTGATACCAGGTACTGATGTTGCATGAGAAGATCTGgttcccaaaggtgttcagtgggatTAAGGTTAGAGCTGTGTGCATACCACTCGAGTTTATCCAGACCAAACTggtcaaaccatacatttatgGTCATGCTGGATCAGGAAACAGGGAAACAACTTTCCCTAAATatgtgccacaaagttggaagcatgcaATTATCTTGTATGTCTTTGTacgctgtagcattaacattacccatCACTTAAACTTAGCAGCTTAGCACAAACCCTTAAAACAGCATCAGACCATTATACCTTGTCCACCAaattttacagtaggcactatgcattccagtaggtagcattctcctggtatgcgccaaacccagatttatcCATCAGACCTCCGGGTAGTGAATCATGATTTATCCGGTGGAGGTGTctgtgtgcagctgctctgcCATGAAAGCTCATTTCATTACGCGCTGGACACACAATGTTTGTGCTAATGTAGCTTCCAGAGGTAGTTTGGCGACAGAGGACAGGCACATTTTACCTACTTCAACATTTACGTACTTCAGAGTGTGCGACCCGTACTACTGTCCGTGTTTGACTATGGAGGTGGCAAAAACTCAATCTTTAGAAGGAGTTATCCACATGCCGTTTGTcttataatgtatattgaatAGTTAGGCGCTTGTAGAGTGCCCCTTAATAAATTTAACattaatcattatatatatatatatatatatatactattttattctattttttttaaagatgaggATAGTTCCAATATGCAATAAGAGTTTTTATGTTACCTAACAATCTTTGTCAATCTATTTGACATTTGTGAGCCTGGCTAATGGTTATTATGCAGTTGAGAACATATataaatccatcaagttcagttTTTTTCTCAAATTGCACAAATTTAAACCCTAAGATAAACTTTAGTTTGTTGTtacataccctttgaatatgtTGAGGACGGTAATGTGACCCATAGCAAATAATATAGCCCAAAAGCAAACTCAATGGTACCATTAAAACTTTATCGTGCTTaatgacaaaaacaaaacaaatagctGTGTCCTCAAATCAGcaaatacattaggtaaagtcCAATGGGATGCAAAGTTTGGAGACAGATCTAAATGCTATGGCAGCCTGGCTCCTGAAATGTCTCCAGTCCTGCTA
This window of the Spea bombifrons isolate aSpeBom1 chromosome 12, aSpeBom1.2.pri, whole genome shotgun sequence genome carries:
- the ZNF865 gene encoding zinc finger protein 865, producing the protein MCAMEANAGDEGIHFQSYPFDFLEFLNHQRFEPMDVVNHHDHSKTVATLQGFPPQYDYCNQNQTNHVQFATTSTSKLKEFKAEVPTSISFSPSKKSEIVNTPQHNSQPSVPNSHTLFEGTFNTPQWGIVDLSSHQHLFNNLKRTLSGAQQQPSEDEIKDNKNYFCRLKYLLDSRFPCTICQKSFKQSSHLVQHMLVHTGERPYECNTCGRTYNHISSLIRHKRCHKEETGLEETNIVATPDRETAEAAVVAAAAAAAAMTASTIDPIEAPIGGIEQSITLQQDGPFTCNLCCKVFKKQSHLHQHQIIHTGEKPFSCNVCQKSFNRRESLKRHVKIHSDSLKEQCEVCGKSFRDATYLAKHQARHASDRPDYKCDLCGKSYAAPQSLLRHKQVHEQGLLQPQLSINKPIKDSTTSVTFQAQSVLPTDVTQAAPAVISTLGKMSAAYSLSSIRTPIPNTSSKNFCCSVCGRGFGRRETLKRHERIHTGEKPHQCSVCGKRFRESFHLTKHHVVHTRERPYKCELCGKVFGYPQSLTRHKQIHRLQLPCMTPVGVLPSGRPTFGCTDCGERFPDSFQLMNHKELHMSEKPYVCDTCDKCFGFIENLMWHKLIHQTAPECLLPVEQRQETEQKRQLNSVDSNIPNNMVTETLVAAATTTTRVSSAFEKHPMVPSGERFSCSVCGQSFKHFLGLVTHKYVHLVRRTLACNVCGQNFAGAYDLLLHRRKHLQKRQFTCSVCGKRFWEAALLMRHQRCHTEERPYRCTVCGRGFLHSWYLRQHKVVHTGERAYKCALCSKRFAQSSSLAEHQRLHIVARPQQCVTCGKTFRYRSNLLEHQRVHLGEKVYRCDQCGKSFFYISSILRHQRSHETKPELRCSCCLKLFKDPKYFSKHVQTHQGGRPFKCGACGEAFSNTYALKKHRHTHKMEKLYAASLTE